GCTTTAGGGGCCCTAGCCGAAGCGCCAAAGGCGCTTTGTTTTGCTTAAGGGCACGGCTTTTAGCCGTGCCGTATGGCCCTCCACTAAGACGCGGCTTTAGCCGCTGAGGGCGTAGCCTCGGTGCCTCAGCGGCTAAAGCCGCAGGTTTTCCTACGCTGTTTCGGCACGGCTAAAGCTGTTCAGTTCCATGACATCCTTTACACCTTGTCTCCAGACATCCTTTACAGGTTTATGCCTGTTTAGGGGTGTTTTTGGATGGCATGGAGGAAGGTGGAAGTGGAAGCGCAGCGATTGCGGTTTGTGGAGGCGGCGATGATTGGAGAGCGATCGTTTTCGTCTCTGTGTATGGAGTACGAGATTAGCCGTCCGACGGGTTATCTGTGGCTGAAGCGATACCGTGAGCATGGAGCGGCCGGCATGCAGGAAGCCAGCCGCAGGCCTCTGCTGAGTCCCCGTCAGAGCCCTGCCGAGTTGGAAGAGCAGATCGTGTCTTTACGGCGCCAGCATCCTGACTGGGGTGCACGTAAGCTTCGCGTTCTGCTCGGCCGATCTGGGGTGAAGGTGCCATCGTCGACCGTACATCGAGTGTTGCGTCGGCACGGTCTGATCCACCGGCTGGACAGCCATCCACAGGCCACTGGCAGCTTCTGTCGCGAGGCGCCTAATCAGCTCTGGCAGATGGATTTCAAAAGCCCTAAGGGATGGAACGCGCATCTTGGCCCCTTATCCGTGTTGGATGACCACAGCCGCTATGCCTTGGTGTTGGAGCAACTGTCCTCGGGTGAAGGTCTCGTCGTCCAACAGAGGCTGGATAAGGCGTTCTCTGACTGTGGGTTGCCCGAGGCCATGCTGATGGATCACGGCCAGCCCTGGTGGAACGCGCAGTCACCAGGAGGATGGACGCAGCTATCCGTGTGGCTGATGCGGCTGGGCATCCGGCTGTACTTCTCCGGAGTCCGCCACCCGCAGACCCAGGGTAAGGTGGAACGCTTCCACGGTGCCCTGGAGCGGGCACGGAGAAGGTGCGGGCCGATGGATACGCCGCCTGGCCAGTCATGGCTGGACCGCTTCCGGGAAGAGTACAACCATGTTCGTCCCCATGAAGCGCTGGACATGGAAACGCCAGCAGACCACTGGCACCCCAGCCAGCGAGAGTACACCGAACCACGTAACCCCGCGTATGCCCCGGATGCCGAAGTGCGCGAGCTCAACAGCAACGGAGCGCTCTGGCTGGACGGACGCAGCTGGCAGGTAGCCGGAGCCCTGGCTCATCAGCCTGTCCGTCTCGCTCGCATCGATCAACGCATCCTGATCTTCTACGGTGACACGCCCATCCGGGAACTCGACCTCACGGGGCAGGGTTCCACGATCGTGGAACCCTGCCCCGCAAACTCACTCAATCTGTAAAGGATGTGTGGAGACAAACTGTAAACCATCTCTGGAGACTAGACAGCTAAAGCCGTGCCCTTAAGCAAGGCATTCGGACCTAGGGTTGCGGAGGGTCGGCATCCAAGCTCTATAAACAAAATTCCGGCTTGACAATATATCCGTAACGGACATATTGTCGATCGCATGGCGAAGGTCCTGAACCAGCATTACCGAACGTGGTATGCGATGCTGCTGCGGCTGTATCCGCGGCGTTTCCGTGAACGGTTCAGCGAGGAGATGGCGCAGACCTTCGACGACATGTGCCTGGAGCGCCAAAACGCCAACCGTGGACTGTTCGGATTCGTATTGTGGATCTTTTTCGAGACATCCGTAGGAGCCATTCGGGAGAACACAACTCATATGACACAACTGAGCAAGACGATGCTGCGTGTGGCGCTGGTGGCGCTGTGCCTTTTGATGGTGCCGTTGGTGGCATCGCGTGTGGTGGAAGGATGGAACTGGCCCCCGCGTGCCTTTGTGCTGGTATATGTCCTGTTCTTCGGAACGGGGATGGCCTATGCACTGATCGCGCGAAGGATGGGCTCGTGGGCGTACAAGGCTGGCGTCGGTTTGGCGCTGGCGGCTGGGTTTGTCCTGGGATGGTCCAACATGGTCCATGTCGCGGACTCGGAAAATCCGGCGAACCTCGCGTACTTCAGCGTGCTCGTGGTGGGGATTGTTGGAGCCTCGCTGGCGCGCCTGCAGCCGCGAGGGTTGGCTCGCACATTGTTCGCGATGGCGGTGACACTTGCAGTGATTGCCGCCTTGCTGCCTTCGGGCGCGCCTCCCTACATGGCGCGGAATATGGTGATCGGGCATGTCATCCTGGTGGTGCTGTTCACCACCTCAGGCCTGCTGTTTCGGCGCGCGAGCTTGGCGGATTAAAGCGCTGAAGGCCGAGGTCCTAAGGCAGTGTGTCATTCTGCGCAAACCCCTTTTCAAGTTCACCTCGTACTTCGGGAGTGTCTTCCCGCACACCGCATGGTTCGAACCTGAGCGGCGAATCCGTTGTCACAACTTGATCCTTTTGATCATTCCCAACGGGAAATACGATATATCGTCTTCCGGGAACCAGATGTTCCGCCTGCGGCGGTGAGTTGCTGAGGTATGCACTTACGATAGCGTCAGACGGCCAGGGGGCAGGCTCCTTGATCGAACCAAGAACCCGGACTTCTGCGATCTCGCCATCGTACCCGCCCTCCCTCACGACCTTCGTAGAGAGAGCCTCGATGGCCAGAACATAGCGAGCGTCCCGCGCCAATGCCCAGACAGGAATGTCGCAGGTTTTTTCCGGCAAAGCGCGTTGCTTCAGTTCATCTGCTTTATAGAGATGCCAATCTTTGGCCGCGGGTAATAAATCTTCAAGCTCTTCACATGGCGCAAACCGGGTAAAGCAGGAAAAGTTATACGACGTCAGACGCTCGATCTCGGCTGGTGGAGTATGGGTGGAGTAGTAAACAACTCCTATCTGGCAGTTGATCATGCAACCACCAGGCCTTCCCACTTTGTAGTACGGATGTTGGGCAAGATCCTCTGCGCCGCCCATAAAAACGAACGGGTTCTCCAATGTCCGGTGAAGCCGCTGGTAGCTCTCCGCGCCAACAGAGAGAGTCCGGTCGAAATCGTGTTCCCTTCGCATCCTGCGTCTGGGGACGCTGACACCGATCGCGGTGCTTTCCCTCCAGATGGTCCCGTTGTGAACCGTGAAGGAGGCATTGAAGGCTGCTCCGCGGCCGCCTAACCACTGGTAGACATTGAAGCGATCATGCACGAGGAGCCAGTCCAGCCAGGCATGGCGTGGAACACGCGGGTTATAAAAGACGAGGCTGTCCATTTCGATGCTGTACTTGCAGCTTTCAGCCGTGCAGCTTCCATCGTAATGGCCCCACGCGCCCCAGCGGCGCATCAACCGCTGCGCATCTGTCCAGGTGCTCTGGTAGAGGCGAATCTGGTGCATATCTGTGGACAGCCGCTCTGCACGCCAGCGCAAAGTTCGCTGCTGAATCTGCACAACCAAAATCGCGATCAGCACCAGCGACAGAGCCACCCCGCCCG
This genomic window from Terriglobus albidus contains:
- a CDS encoding IS481 family transposase, with protein sequence MAWRKVEVEAQRLRFVEAAMIGERSFSSLCMEYEISRPTGYLWLKRYREHGAAGMQEASRRPLLSPRQSPAELEEQIVSLRRQHPDWGARKLRVLLGRSGVKVPSSTVHRVLRRHGLIHRLDSHPQATGSFCREAPNQLWQMDFKSPKGWNAHLGPLSVLDDHSRYALVLEQLSSGEGLVVQQRLDKAFSDCGLPEAMLMDHGQPWWNAQSPGGWTQLSVWLMRLGIRLYFSGVRHPQTQGKVERFHGALERARRRCGPMDTPPGQSWLDRFREEYNHVRPHEALDMETPADHWHPSQREYTEPRNPAYAPDAEVRELNSNGALWLDGRSWQVAGALAHQPVRLARIDQRILIFYGDTPIRELDLTGQGSTIVEPCPANSLNL